CGGATCATCGGCCGGCAGATCCTCTGGCAAAAGGCCACGATTCTTGGCGGCATCGATGGCGGCGGCCGCCGTGCGCGGCTTGAGACTTTTCTCGCTGATGCCCAATTCCTTCAGCACCACCTTGAGCAGCCGTTCCTGATCCTGATCATCGTAGATGCTGAAGCTGGCGCTGTAACCGGGCAGGGCGGCGATCTCGCGCCGCAGAATGCGCACGCAGGCACTGTGAAAGGTGGCCACCCAGGGCGGTTCACCACCATCCAGCAGCCGTTCGATGCGGCCGCGCATCTCGGCGGCGGCCTTGTTGGTGAAGGTCACCGCCAGAATGCGCCAGGGCGGCACCCCCTGCTGCTGGATCAGATGGATCACCCGCCGGGTCAGGGTACTGGTTTTGCCGCTGCCGGCACCGGCCAGAATCAGCAACGGGCCATCGCCGTATTCCACCGCCTCGCGCTGACGGTCATTGAGACTGGCTGCGGTTTCAGCCACCGCTGTCCTCCTTGAGGGTGCGCGCCATCAGCGCGCGGTTATAGGCCGACACCATGTCGCGCCGCGAAATGATGCCGACCAGCTGCTGGCGGCAATCGCGCGCCACCACCGGCAGCTGCTCGATGTTGCGGTAACCGATGCGGCGCATGGCCTGGTCGAGGTTCTCATCCTCAAACACCGTGGTCACCTCGATGGTGGCCAGTTCCTTGACCACCACCAGATCGAGCAGATCCTTCTCGAACACCACGCCGAGAAAATCCTGCACCGAAATGATACCGGTCAACTCGCCCATCTGATTGACCAGCGGGAAATTGGTGTGGCGGGTCTGGCTGATGAAATCGGTAAACTGGCGCAGGGTCATGCTTTCGGGCAGGGTCACCGGCTGACGGGCCATCACATCGCCCACCCGCAGCGACTTCATGATATTGCGTTCCTTGCCAGCCTCCAGATTGATGCCGGCGCGCGCCAGTTCAACGGTATCGAGACTTTCCTTGCAGAAATGCCGGCTGATGGTGGTCCCCACCACGCAGGTCAGCATGATGGGCACGATGACCTGATAGGACGCCGTCATCTCGAACAGCAGGAAGATTGCCGTCATGGGCGCGTGGGTGGCGGCGGACAGGAAGGCCCCCATGCCAATCAGGGCGTAGGCGCCGGGCAACAGACCCAATTGTGGCAGCAACTGCTGCGCCAGGTGGCCGAAGCAGCCGCCGATAACGGCACCGATGTACAGAACCGGCGCGAACAGACCGCCGGGCATGCCCGATCCCAGGGTAATGGAGGTGGCCAGCGCCTTGAACAGCACCAGCGCCAACAGCAGCCGCCAGGTACCGTCCCCCTGCAGAAAACCGTTGATAAACTCATAGCCGTTGCCAAACACCTGCGGCAGACCGATCCCGATGAGGCCGACCAGCAGCATGCCCAGCAGCGGCTTGACCAGGCGCGGCAGCCGCAAACGGTCAAACAGACCCTTGACCCGGAAATGACTGTCGATAAAGGCCGCCGCCAGCACCCCGACCAGCAGACCCAGCAGCAGATAAAGCAGCAGTTCCCAGTGCGAACCGACCTGATAGGGCGGCACCGCGAAAGCGACCTCATTGCCCAGCAGGGCACGCGACACCACGGTACTCATGCCGCTGGCAATCACAATGGAGGTAAAACTGGCGATCTCGAAGGATGACAGCAGCACGATTTCCTGGGCAAAGAACACCCCGGCAATGGGCGCGTTGAAGGTGGCCGCCACCCCGCCGGACACGCCACAGGCCACCAGCACCTTCAGGCGGTTGCCACTGACCTTGAAGCCCTGACCGAACTGGCTGCCAACAGCACCACCAATCTGGGCGATGGGGCCTTCCTGGCCGGCACTGCCGCCGGTTCCCAGGGTAATGGCGCTGGCCAGGCCACGGGTGAGAATGGTGCGACCGGGGATCTTGGCGCCGCGCAGATTGACCTGCTCAAGAAAGGCGGAAAAACCAAAGCGCAGATCGCGGGCAAAGAACAGTCCAAAGGGAATCAGCAGCAGCGCGCCGCTGAGAGGGAACAGCACCACCCAGAAACGTTGGGGACTGAACTGATTGAAATCGATCGCGAAAAAGCTGACGCCCTGTTCGATGACCAGCCAGTGAAAAAACTCGATGGTCCGGCGAAAAGCGAAATTGCACAACCCCGACAGCAGGCCGATGGCCACCGCCAGGATGGCCATGAAGGTATTCTCGCTCAGGCGCAAGCGGCTGGTCAGAACCAGCGGCCCACGGCGCAATAGCGCCAGCAGGCGGGTAAATAAATTCAGCATGGGAGTGCGTCCCGCGGGTGATCCGTCCCGGCTGGCGCTGGCGCCAGCATCAGTCCTCGTCGGCGGCATCCGCCTGCTGACACTGCTG
The Desulfuromonas thiophila genome window above contains:
- a CDS encoding chloride channel protein produces the protein MLNLFTRLLALLRRGPLVLTSRLRLSENTFMAILAVAIGLLSGLCNFAFRRTIEFFHWLVIEQGVSFFAIDFNQFSPQRFWVVLFPLSGALLLIPFGLFFARDLRFGFSAFLEQVNLRGAKIPGRTILTRGLASAITLGTGGSAGQEGPIAQIGGAVGSQFGQGFKVSGNRLKVLVACGVSGGVAATFNAPIAGVFFAQEIVLLSSFEIASFTSIVIASGMSTVVSRALLGNEVAFAVPPYQVGSHWELLLYLLLGLLVGVLAAAFIDSHFRVKGLFDRLRLPRLVKPLLGMLLVGLIGIGLPQVFGNGYEFINGFLQGDGTWRLLLALVLFKALATSITLGSGMPGGLFAPVLYIGAVIGGCFGHLAQQLLPQLGLLPGAYALIGMGAFLSAATHAPMTAIFLLFEMTASYQVIVPIMLTCVVGTTISRHFCKESLDTVELARAGINLEAGKERNIMKSLRVGDVMARQPVTLPESMTLRQFTDFISQTRHTNFPLVNQMGELTGIISVQDFLGVVFEKDLLDLVVVKELATIEVTTVFEDENLDQAMRRIGYRNIEQLPVVARDCRQQLVGIISRRDMVSAYNRALMARTLKEDSGG